AATACGAACTTCTCGACACTGAAGGACGTTTACCACCCTTACCTGTCCAACAATCCATTGCTTCCGTTTGACCAGGAAACCCCGGCATTCCTGAAGCACAACCTGATGAAGGCCTCTTTGCAGGCGCGCTTCAGCTTTGGGCAAAAATACCGCACCCGCCCGGACGGCAGGGAGGTAATCTCCAACCCGGATTACCCGAGGCTGTATTTAAAATACGAAAAAGGTTTTGCATCGACCATTAAGGATTATAATTTCGATCATCTTTCCACCCGCATCACCTATACGATGGATGCAGGCAATAAGGGTGAAACCGGTATGGCAGTCCGCGCCGGTAAATTCTTTAATTCGGATAACATCGCCTTTGTCGACTACAGGCATTTCAATGGCAATCAGACGCACATCGGGAAATCGGAGCGTTACCTCAACGTATTCAACTTCCTGCCCTATTACACCCACAGCACCAACGACCAGTATTTCGAAGGGCATCTGGAACACAACTTCAAAGGTTTCATTACCAATAAGCTGCCGCTGATCAGTGAGCTGAATTACCACCTTGTTGTTGGCGCGCATGTGCTATCCACGCCGGAACATAATCCGTATATGGAATTTACCGCCGGGTTCGACAACCTTGGCTGGGGGAAATTCCGTTTCCTGAGGATCGATTACATAAGGTCGTATGAAAGCGGTTTTATTAGTGATGGTGTGATCTTCGGGCTGACGTTTTTGGATATACTGGAGTAGTTTAGTTTTCAGTCTCAGTCTCAGTCTCAGTTTTCAGGCCTCACCCCCGGCCCCTCTCCAAAGGAGAGGGGAGCAGCTACACTCATGGTGAATACTACGCAAAAAGACCTGACAGGTTTTTGAAAACCTGTCAGGTCTAAGATAAAATTTAATCCTCCCTGCTTCCGTCGTCGGCCATTCGTACCAGTTTGGGTGTGAATTTAGCGACAACATCTACAAGTCCGGTCTGGGCAGCCATCACCATATCGATATCCTTATAGGCCATTGGGGCTTCGTCCCTTCCGGCACCGATCAGGTTTACACCGTGGTCTTTCAGCACCTGCTTCATATCGGCTTTGGTAATGTTCTTTATGGCCTGTGTCCGGCTCATCTGCCTTCCCGCACCGTGCGATGCCGAGTTGATGGCAGCTTCCTCGCCTTTACCCCTCACGAGGAATCCCGGCGCCGTCATGCTGCCCGGTATGATACCCATTACACCTTTTCCGGCAGGGGTAGCGCCTTTTCTATGCACGATAACTTCTTCACCTTCGTGCATTTCTTTCCAGGCAAAGTTATGGTGGTTCTCCACTTTCGCCAGTACCTGTGCGCCAATAGCCTTCGCCATCTTATCATGGATCACCTCGTGGCATGCCGAAGCATAATCGCCGGCAAGGTTCATGGCTATCCAGTACTCCTGTCCTTCCTGTGTATCTAGGCCCAGATAGGCAAGGTTGGCGGCTTCTTTAGGCAATTTGCAAAGGTCTTTTGCCAGCCTGGTGTAATGCCCCGCTACCGTAGCACCGAATCCCCTCGAACCCGAGTGGGTCAGTAATGCCACATACCGTCCTTTATCAATATTAAGTGCTTCATCCCTTTCTTCAAATTCGATGATACCAAACTCCACAAAGTGGTTACCTCCACCGGATGTTCCCAACTGCGACCATGCTTTATCCTGAAGGTTCTTGATGAATTTCGTCATCCCGAATTCTGCCCGGTCTATTACATCGTGGCTGGCTTTATACTGGCCGTGGTAACCGTGGCCTGCACCAAATTTAGTATGCGCGATAAGCTCCCTTTTGTATTTCGACTCGTTTAGCATATAATCTTCCGCAGGGATATCATATACCGAAAGCGCCATCCTGCACCCTATATCCACGCCTACACCGTATGGTATAATGGCATTCCTTGTGGCTAGCACCCCGCCTATCGGCAACCCGTAACCCTGGTGTGCATCGGGCATCAGCGCCCCGGCAACCGTTACCGGAAGTCTCATCGCAATATTCATCTGATCCAAAGCGCCCTTCTCTATATTTTTCTCACCGTAAACGGCATATTCCTTTGCGTTTTCTATCAGGGGTATAATATCTTCTTTTGGTATATTGGCTTCTTCTATCATGGCAGTTGCCAGGGGTTCCAGCACCTCATCATCCAGGAAGCTTTCAGGATAGCCTTTCACTTTTTTGAAAAGCGCTACTACATCTTCTTTCGGCTGGCCGCTGTAAGCCGTATTGGCAAGCTTCAGCGCAAGGCCTAAG
Above is a genomic segment from Flavobacterium album containing:
- a CDS encoding RtcB family protein, with product METQITGTDLLSAGYTETPILGLALKLANTAYSGQPKEDVVALFKKVKGYPESFLDDEVLEPLATAMIEEANIPKEDIIPLIENAKEYAVYGEKNIEKGALDQMNIAMRLPVTVAGALMPDAHQGYGLPIGGVLATRNAIIPYGVGVDIGCRMALSVYDIPAEDYMLNESKYKRELIAHTKFGAGHGYHGQYKASHDVIDRAEFGMTKFIKNLQDKAWSQLGTSGGGNHFVEFGIIEFEERDEALNIDKGRYVALLTHSGSRGFGATVAGHYTRLAKDLCKLPKEAANLAYLGLDTQEGQEYWIAMNLAGDYASACHEVIHDKMAKAIGAQVLAKVENHHNFAWKEMHEGEEVIVHRKGATPAGKGVMGIIPGSMTAPGFLVRGKGEEAAINSASHGAGRQMSRTQAIKNITKADMKQVLKDHGVNLIGAGRDEAPMAYKDIDMVMAAQTGLVDVVAKFTPKLVRMADDGSRED